The following is a genomic window from Anaerolineales bacterium.
CCTCGAGCAGGGGTTTGGGCACTGACAATGTGGTCGTGCTGGCGGTTGTGGCCGCGCTGTTTATCGCTGTCATCGCTTTGGTGATTGCCCTGGTCAGCCGCAGGCCGACTCCGCCGAGCGGATAAAATGCCTGGTACGGGCGGCTTGCAAGCCGCCCGTACTGCTTCTGTCAACTCGGTGAAGTAAAGGCGTCCGCCCTCAAGTGTCTGACCCCGCCCGCGCCGGCCACGAACACGTCGGTCGCCAGGCCCAGAAACAAACCGTGCTCTAAAACGCCGCTGCGGGCCTCCAGCGCCGTCGCCAGCGCGACCGGGTCGGTGATCGACCCGAAGTCGCAGTCCAACAAATAGTTGCCCTGGTCGCTCAGGGCGGGCTCGCCGCCTGCGGTTACCCGCAGGCTGGCCACGCCGCCTAGAGCGACGACGAAGCCGGCTTGGCGCTCCCAGCCGAAGGGCAGCACCTCCAGCGGCAGCCGGAAGCGGCTGCCGACCCGTTCGGAGAGCTTGCCCTCGTCCACGATGATCGCCAGCCGCTGGCTGTTCTGCGCCAGGATCTTCTCGCGCAGCAGCGCGCCGCCGCCGCCTTTGATCAGGTTGTAGTGCCCATCCACCTCGTCGGCGCCGTCGATGGTCAAGTCTAACTGCGTATAGTCGTTCAGGTTGCCCAGTGGAATGCCCAGACGCTCGCATTCGGCCTGGGTCTGCAAAGAGGCTGGCACGGTGATGATGTCGCTCAGCGCGCTGGCTTGCAGTTGGGCGGCCAGCGCCTCCA
Proteins encoded in this region:
- the rpiA gene encoding ribose-5-phosphate isomerase RpiA — its product is MSTDEYKRQAAEAAVALVQPGMRLGLGHGSTVRFALEALAAQLQASALSDIITVPASLQTQAECERLGIPLGNLNDYTQLDLTIDGADEVDGHYNLIKGGGGALLREKILAQNSQRLAIIVDEGKLSERVGSRFRLPLEVLPFGWERQAGFVVALGGVASLRVTAGGEPALSDQGNYLLDCDFGSITDPVALATALEARSGVLEHGLFLGLATDVFVAGAGGVRHLRADAFTSPS